ACTGTATACAGAAACCCGTGAGAGTTGAACAAAATAAGTATATCTTCTACTTTTTGGGACACATCCTGTTGAAAACATAGTGACGAAAACGTTATTAAAACCAAAAAAAGTACAACACTCTTTTTCATTCGAGTCACCTCCCTTTCGCTCTTCTTTAATCAAAATAAAATATCTTTTACCAATAGTCCATAAGCAGTGGTTACTATAGCTATAATAATGTACGCTACAATTTTCCAAACTCTCTCTGCCTTGTAGGTATGATAAACCGGCAATCCATAACCTAATAATATTCCTGTTATCAAACCACCAATATGCGCTGCATTGTTTATCCCGGAACCTGGCACAAATCCAAGAATTATGTTTAACACAATCATTGGAAGTAAAGCACTACCTGTTATGGGTTTTAGAAAAAATGGTGTATCTTTTCTAAAACCTGCACCAAAAAGCGTACCGACTAAGCCAAATATTGCACCACTGGCACCTACAGATAGAGAATCATAATAGAATATCTGAGTTGCAATGTTACCAATTATACCCGATAAGAAGTAATATACAAGGAATCTGTAAGTGCCGTATATTCCTTCTACGTAATTTCCAAGTATGTAAAGCGCATACATATTGAATCCAAGATGTAGAAAACCGCCATGCATAAACATTGCCGTAATAATTCTGTACCATTGACCAGAAGATATAAGTGGCCCATATTGTGCACCAAAGGCTAAGTAAATGATCTCATTTTTGAAAAAGAACGTTTTTGTAATATAGAAAACGAGTAAAATTAAGGAATTAATCATTATTAAATAAAGGTATGCGGGTTGGCTTTTATTATTCAAATTTATCACCTCATCATTGTTTTTTTTATTATACCATAACGAAAAAAACAAAGCAGCACCCTTAAAAATAGTGCGCTGCTTTTTTGTAACACTATTTCATCAGTAAATAGCGATGAAAAAAACTGTTGCTGTTTCTTACACGATTTTTCATCACGATCTTAGCAGCAATTGTTTGAATATTTTTTCAGTTTTCAATTTCAAAACCGTAAAATAGTCAATTTCAAGCAAGAGGATTGTATTTTGCAATTATTTCGTTTGTCTTTTCCTCTCTTATTTGATCGACTTTTATCCAGATTTCATTTATAGCAGTTTTTAGAAGATCTTTGAACATATCTTGATCTTCGAGTATGTCGGTTTCGTAAATTATGTCTTTTATCTGTCTATCGCATGTAGCAATAATTTTCAATGCTCCACCAACTTCAACTTGAACTTCTTCATTTGCAAGCAATGTTTCGAGATTTTTTAATTCCTCTTCCATCTTGGCTTGTAGTTTTTGAAGCTCTGAGAAGTTTTTTGGTAAGCTTGTTCCTGTACCACCAAGGTTCTTTCCTCCAAAGCTTTTTAGTTTTTTCATCTTTCTCTCCTCCTTGATAGTTTATTCACATGATTTTTATTTCGACACTTCTTAAGAAAAAGCACAATACTACTTCACTGTATTTTTATTTATCTGGATTTTCGTATATTACGAAGTTATCTGTTTGGAGTGATTTAATCTTTACACTGTCATTTATTTTTTCTTCGTACACAAGAAGTACTTCAGCCCCATATTTTGGAAAAAGAGTCCTTGTAAACAACCAATTCTCTTTTCCAAGCACAAAAGCAGCAGTTGAAAAGGCATCAGCGATTACCGGATCTTCAGATATTATCGTTGCACTTATTGCTCCTTTAGATGGATAGCCTGTCTTGGGGTTTATAATGTGATGATAACGCACATTATCAACGATGAAAAATCTTTCGTAGTCACCGCTAGTTGCTATTGAACCAGATTTCATGTAAACAAATTTTATATTTTCCCCAGGTTTCCCACGTGGATCCCTTACTCCTATGATCCAGTTGGTCTTACCGTATTTTGGACCGAGTATCATTATTTGACCACCTGTTTCGATGAAGCCATGGCAATTCTTGTCGTATTCTTTTGCTATCTGGTACGCCCTTTTCAAAGCGTATCCTTTCAACATCCCACCAAGATCGATCCATGCTCCATTAGTTTTTACTTTCTTGTTTATATAGTCTATTGAGATCTTCTGATAACCAGAATCAGCAGCAGCTTGCGCTATCTGAGTTGCAGTTGGTATTTTAAACTGTTGTGTGGCACTTCTTTCTGTAAATTTACTAAATCCCCACAAATCGATAAGTCTTCCAAGTCCAGGATCAAATGCACCTTCAGTTTGGCGCGCAAATTTTAAAGATAAATCAATCAGTGATAGAGTTTCATCATCAACATCAATCCAATCCTCTGAATGGTTTATCTGATATAAAATACTCTTAGGTGAATATGCATCGTATTTACTTTCTAACCTTTTCATTTCTGAAAATATAGCTTTTGAAATAGTGGACGAGTTAACTTTGGATGCAATTCTTATTTTAACGTAAGTACCAAAGATGTAGTCTTCAAAATCCTTGTATTGACCGGTCTTACCGGATATGTAAAGAAGGTAGATTGCAATCATCACAAGAAAAATAACTATCACAGAAAAAACTACAACTCGATTCAAAACCATAATTTCTCTATAATCTGGTTGCTGCACACTGTACACCGCCCTTCATTATCAAGATTTCTTATATCAATTGTGTATCCCTTTCTAATTATAACCACACTTCCACAATTTGGACAATACGTGCTTTCATACTTTTCGTCCCAAACATTACCAAGATAGACATAACTCAGATGCCTTTTTGCTATGTTATACAACTCCACCAATGTCTCAACACTTGTTGATGGCAAAGAGTA
This DNA window, taken from Fervidobacterium sp., encodes the following:
- a CDS encoding FAD:protein FMN transferase, which gives rise to MQQPDYREIMVLNRVVVFSVIVIFLVMIAIYLLYISGKTGQYKDFEDYIFGTYVKIRIASKVNSSTISKAIFSEMKRLESKYDAYSPKSILYQINHSEDWIDVDDETLSLIDLSLKFARQTEGAFDPGLGRLIDLWGFSKFTERSATQQFKIPTATQIAQAAADSGYQKISIDYINKKVKTNGAWIDLGGMLKGYALKRAYQIAKEYDKNCHGFIETGGQIMILGPKYGKTNWIIGVRDPRGKPGENIKFVYMKSGSIATSGDYERFFIVDNVRYHHIINPKTGYPSKGAISATIISEDPVIADAFSTAAFVLGKENWLFTRTLFPKYGAEVLLVYEEKINDSVKIKSLQTDNFVIYENPDK
- a CDS encoding YbaB/EbfC family nucleoid-associated protein, translated to MKKLKSFGGKNLGGTGTSLPKNFSELQKLQAKMEEELKNLETLLANEEVQVEVGGALKIIATCDRQIKDIIYETDILEDQDMFKDLLKTAINEIWIKVDQIREEKTNEIIAKYNPLA
- a CDS encoding rhomboid family intramembrane serine protease; translation: MNNKSQPAYLYLIMINSLILLVFYITKTFFFKNEIIYLAFGAQYGPLISSGQWYRIITAMFMHGGFLHLGFNMYALYILGNYVEGIYGTYRFLVYYFLSGIIGNIATQIFYYDSLSVGASGAIFGLVGTLFGAGFRKDTPFFLKPITGSALLPMIVLNIILGFVPGSGINNAAHIGGLITGILLGYGLPVYHTYKAERVWKIVAYIIIAIVTTAYGLLVKDILF